One window of the Bombus affinis isolate iyBomAffi1 chromosome 10, iyBomAffi1.2, whole genome shotgun sequence genome contains the following:
- the LOC126920820 gene encoding sodium leak channel NALCN isoform X4: MMLGRKQSLKGEPVLADYGPEESLNESADIEWVNKLWVRRLMRSCALVSLASVCLNTPKTFEKVPPLQYVTFICDLVITFLFTAEMIAKMHIRGILKRDKSYLKDHWCQFDGSMVIFLWLSVILQMFEMLGFDIRLTPISILRAPRPLIMIRFLRVFLKFSMPKARINQIFKRSSQQIYNVTLFFLFFMSLYGLLGVQFFGELKNHCVLNTTDPKYITINSLAIPDTFCSTDPESGYQCPEGMTCMKLQLSKYIMGFNGFDEFATSIFTVYQTASQEGWVFIMYRAIDSLPAWRAVLYFSTMIFFLAWLVKNVFIAVITETFNEIRVQFQQMWGVRGHISNNTASQILTGDDNGWKLVTLDENKHGGLASPICHAILRSPQFRMVVMFVILANGIATATMSFKHDEKPRHMYYDNYYYAEIAFTVFLDLETLFKIWCLGFRSYYKHSIHKFELLLAIGTTLHIIPFFYLSGFTYFQVLRVVRLIKASPMLEDFVYKIFGPGKKLGSLIIFTMCLLVISSSISMQLFCFLDFTKFETFPEAFMSMFQILTQEAWVDVMDETMLRTHETMAPLAAMYFILYHLFVTLIVLSLFVAVILDNLELDEDIKKLKQLKFREQSAEIKETLPFRLRIFEKFPDSPQMTCLHKVPSDFNLPKVRESFMRQFVFEMETEENEGVKKINETFDSKMIYRKQRPVKILNNPPKVRNVVTNLKKAAVIYIINDSNNQRLLLGDSAMIPVPGKGLLKPQGTVSSAKQLRFDQKKSIRRSVRSGSIKLKQTYEHLMENGDIGGINRVSSSRSRPHDLDIKLLQAKRQQAEMRRNQREEDLRENHPFFDTPLFAVPRESKFRKICQSLVYARYDTNVKDPLTGKERKVQYKSLHNFLGLVTYLDWVMIFATTMSCISMMFETPRYRVMEVPALQIAEYGFVIFMSIELALKILADGLFFTPKAYIKDVASVLDIFIYVVSLVFLCWMPKSVPPNSGAQLLMILRCVRPLRIFTLVPHMRKVVYELCRGFKEILLVSTLLILLMFIFASYGVQLYGGRLARCNDPTILKREDCVGVFMRRVFVTKMKLNPSENESYPSILVPRVWANPRRFNFDNIGDALMALFEVLSFKGWLDVRDVLIQALGPVHAIYIHIYIFLGCMIGLTLFVGVVIANYSENKGTALLTVDQRRWCDLKKRLKIAQPLHLPPRPDGKKFRAFIYDITQNIYFKRFIAVMVLINSALLCVSWRIEEEHTEALATVSTILTLIFLVEVIMKNIAFTPRGYWQSRRNRYDLLVTVVGVIWIVIHCTMKNDLSYVIGFMVVILRFFTITGKHTTLKMLMLTVGVSVCKSFFIIFGMFLLVFFYALAGTIIFGTVKYGEGIGRRANFESPVTGVAMLFRIVTGEDWNKIMHDCMIQPPYCTPAANYWETDCGNFHASLIYFCTFYVIITYIVLNLLVAIIMENFSLFYSNEEDALLSYADIRNFQNTWNVVDNHQKGFIPVKRVKFILRLLKGRLETDPQKDRLLFKHMCYELEKLNNGEDVTFHDVINMLSYRSVDIRKALQLEELLAREEFEYIIEEEVAKQTIRNWLEGCLKKIRASGKQQNSLVAGLRANTEQVQQQEHVEEKGKEVAKEEETETKEIDAIRHCKAKKPVVLPRSDSIGSGSGRKYLIPTLSDPASIRSEKDKSAAPKKKNNRPPPAPKNNLPHLTESTEQSRQQREVVNAKATVPKPSSVMLEVREWWKEQLAYSSESSEDEV; this comes from the exons ATGATGCTGGGGCGCAAGCAGAGCCTCAAAGGGGAACCCGTCTTGGCCGATTATGGCCCAGAGGAGTCCCTCAATGAGAGCGCTGATATAGAATGGGTGAATAAG CTATGGGTGAGAAGATTGATGAGGTCTTGTGCTCTAGTATCTTTAGCTTCTGTTTGCTTAAATACTCCTAAAACTTTTGAAAAAGTTCCACCTCTTCAATATGTTACCTTTATTTGCGATTTAGTTATTACGTTTTTATTTACTGCTGAAATGATTGCTAAGATGCACATAAGGGGCATACTGAAG AGGGATAAATCTTATTTAAAAGATCATTGGTGCCAATTCGATGGAAGTATGGTCATCTTTCTCTGGTTATctgtaattttacaaatgtttgaGATGCTAGGTTTCGATATACGACTCACTCCCATTTCGATATTGCGGGCACCACGACCCTTGATTATGATACGCTTCTTACGAGTCTTCCTTAAGTTCTCCATGCCGAAAGCTAGAATTAATCAAATTTTTAA GCGTTCGAGTCAACAGATATATAATGTgactcttttcttccttttcttcatGTCTCTTTATGGTCTTTTAGGCGTTCAATTCTTTGGTGAATTGAAAAACCATTGCGTTCTTAATACTACAGATCCGAAGTATATAACTATAAATAGTTTAGCCATTCCTGATACTTTCTGTTCTACTGATCCCGAATCAGGATACCAATGTCCAGAAGGAATGACTTGTATGAAACTCCAATTGTCGAAGTACATCATGGGTTTCAATGGATTCGATGAATTTG CTACTAGTATTTTTACTGTCTATCAAACTGCATCGCAAGAGGGATGGGTTTTTATCATGTACCGTGCAATAGATAGTTTACCCGCTTGGCGTGCGGTTCTTTACTTTAGTACGATGATATTTTTCTTAGCATGGCTCGTGAAAAACGTATTCATAGCCGTCATTACGGAAACTTTTAATGAAATACGAGTACAATTTCAACAAATGTGGGGTGTTAGGGGGCACATCAGTAACAATACAGCGTCACAA ataCTAACTGGTGACGATAATGGTTGGAAATTGGTAACTCTAGATGAGAACAAACACGGAGGATTGGCTTCTCCCATATGTCATGCAATTCTTAGATCTCCTCAATTTCGTATGGTGGTAATGTTCGTGATTTTGGCAAATGGAATCGCCACTGCGACGATGAGCTTCAAGCATGATGAGAAACCAAGGCATATGTACTATGACAACTATTACTACGCTGAAATCGCGTTCACCGTATTCTTGGACCTCGAGACGTTATTCAAAATCTGGTGTCTCGGCTTTCGCAGTTATTACAAGCATTCGATTCACAAATTCGAGCTGCTGCTGGCAATTGGTACAACCCTACACATCATTCCGTTCTTCTATCTTTCTGGATTCACGTATTTTCAG GTTCTTAGAGTAGTCAGACTCATCAAGGCATCACCTATGCTCGAGgattttgtatataaaatatttggtcCGGGGAAGAAGCTGGGCAGCCTCATTATATTTACCATGTGCCTGCTAGTCATATCGTCCAGCATTTCTATGCAGCTTTTTTGTTTTCTTGATTTCACGAAATTTGAAACATTTCCAGAG GCATTTATGTCCATGTTCCAAATTCTGACACAAGAAGCTTGGGTAGACGTTATGGATGAAACAATGTTAAGGACACATGAAACAATGGCTCCTCTTGCTGCTATGTATTTCATTTTATACCATCTTTTCGTCACGCTg ATTGTGTTAAGTTTGTTCGTCGCTGTAATTTTGGATAATCTTGAACTGGACGAGGATATCAAGAAACTGAAGCAATTAAAATTCCGCGAACAAAGTGCAGAGATAAAGGAAACTCTACCATTTAGGTTGCGAATATTTGAGAAGTTTCCTGATAGTCCTCAAATGACATGTTTACACAAAGTGCCATCAGATTTCAATCTTCCAAAA gtTCGTGAAAGTTTTATGAGACAGTTCGTATTTGAAATGGAAACTGAAGAAAACGAAGGGGTcaagaaaataaatgaaacttTTGATTCAAAAATGATATATAGGAAACAACGTccagtaaaaattttaaataatccaCCGAAAGTGAGAAACGTTGTTACAAATCTTAAAAAAGCAGCTGTTATCTATATTATAAA TGATTCAAATAATCAAAGATTATTACTAGGTGATTCGGCTATGATACCAGTGCCAGGAAAAGGTCTTTTAAAGCCACAGGGTACTGTCAGTAGTGCCAAGCAACTTCGTTTTGACCAGAAAAA ATCAATTAGAAGAAGCGTCCGTAGTGGATCAATCAAGTTGAAACAGACGTACGAACATTTAATGGAAAACGGTGATATCGGAGGTATAAACAGAGTTAGCTCTTCTCGGAGTAGACCGCATGATTTGGACATTAAATTGTTGCAAGCTAAACGACAGCAGGCCGAGATGCGAAG AAATCAGCGTGAAGAAGATTTACGCGAAAATCACCCATTTTTTGACACACCATTGTTCGCAGTACCGCGTGAGAgtaaatttcgtaaaatttgCCAGTCGCTTGTTTACGCGAGATACGATACAAACGTAAAAGATCCATTAACtggaaaagagaggaaagttCAATATAAAAGCCTGCA CAATTTTCTTGGCTTGGTCACATACCTTGATTGGGTAATGATTTTTGCTACCACTATGTCTTGTATCTCTATGATGTTCGAAACACCACGATACCGCGTAATGGAAGTTCCGGCATTGCAAATTGCGGAGTACGGTTTCGTGATCTTTATGAGTATCGAGTTAGCTCTGAAAATTCTGGCAGACGGGCTATTTTTTACGCCGAAGGCCTATATCAAAGACGTCGCCTCCGTGttggatatttttatttatgtc GTCAGCCTCGTGTTTCTCTGTTGGATGCCGAAGAGCGTGCCTCCGAATTCCGGTGCGCAACTTCTTATGATCTTACGTTGCGTTAGACCACTAAGAATCTTCACTCTTGTACCGCACATGAGAAAAGTTGTTTATGAATTATGTAGAGGGTTCAAAGAGATCTTATTG GTCTCTACTCTATTGATTTTACTGATGTTTATATTCGCGAGTTATGGTGTACAGCTCTACGGGGGTAGATTAGCTCGTTGCAACGATCCCACTATTTTAAAACGAGAAGATTGCGTTGGAGTATTCATGAGGAGAGTTTTTGTgacgaaaatgaaattaaatcctAGCGAAAATGAGAGCTATCCATCGATACTAGTGCCACGCGTTTG GGCTAATCCTAGAAGATTTAATTTTGATAATATTGGTGACGCGCTGATGGCACTTTTTGAAGTACTCTCTTTTAAAGGATGGCTCGACGTTAGAGATGTTCTTATACAAGCTCTTGGTCCC GTCCAtgctatttatattcatatctATATTTTCCTGGGTTGTATGATTGGTTTAACGCTGTTCGTCGGTGTTGTTATCGCTAATTATTCTGAAAATAAAGGAACCGCATTACTCACGGTCGATCAAAGACGATG GTGTGATTTGAAAAAGCGACTGAAAATCGCACAACCGTTACATTTACCACCCAGACCAGATGGAAAAAAATTCAGGGCATTTATTTATGACATTACGCaaaatatctattttaaaagatttattgCGGTCATGGTGCTCATAAACAGTGCTCTTCTGTGTGTCTCT TGGAGAATCGAGGAAGAACACACGGAAGCACTCGCTACGGTTTCCACGATTCTGACACTCATCTTCCTCGTGGAAgtaattatgaaaaatattgcTTTTACACCACGTGGCTATTGGCAGTCCAGAAGAAACAGATATGATTTGCTCGTGACAGTCGTCGGTGTTATTTGGATCGTCATTCATTGTACAATGAAG AATGATTTGTCATATGTAATCGGCTTCATGGTCGTGATCCTTAGATTTTTCACAATCACTGGCAAACATACAACTCTCAAAATGCTGATGTTAACGGTCGGAGTATCCGTTTGCAAAAGTTTCTTCATTATATTTGGCATGTTTCTTCTTGTTTTCTTTTATGCGCTAGCTGGCACGATCATCTTTGGAACTGTAAAGTATGGTGAAGGTATAGGAAG GCGTGCCAATTTTGAGTCACCTGTAACAGGCGTCGCGATGCTCTTCCGTATTGTCACAGGGGAAGATTGGAATAAAATAATGCACGATTGCATGATACAACCACCATATTGCACTCCAGCTGCTAATTATTGGGAAACCGATTGCGGCAACTTTCATGCTTccttaatatatttttgtactttcTACGTCATTATCACTTACATTGTTTTAAATCTTCTGGTGG CTATTATTATGGAGaacttttctctattttactcCAATGAAGAAGACGCTTTGTTATCCTATGCTGATATTAGAAACTTCCAGAATACTTGGAACGTTGTTGATAATCATCAGAAAGGTTTTATACCTGTGAAACGG GTGAAGTTTATTTTAAGATTATTGAAAGGTAGATTGGAAACTGACCCACAGAAGGATCGACTTCTCTTCAAACATATGTGCTACGAATTAGAAAAGTTGAACAATGGTGAAGATGTTACCTTCCATGACGTTATCAA CATGTTATCCTATCGTTCGGTTGATATTCGAAAAGCCCTTCAGCTTGAAGAATTATTGGCAAGGGAGGAGTTTGAATACATTATTGAAGAAGAGGTTGCTAAGCAAACAATCAGAAATTGGCTAGAAGGTTGCCTGAAAAAAATACGTGCTAGTGGG AAGCAACAGAATAGTCTCGTAGCCGGTCTTCGTGCCAACACTGAACAAGTACAACAACAAGAGCATGTAGAAGAAAAAGGGAAGGAAGTAGCCAAAGAAGAAGAAACCGAAACAAag GAGATTGATGCAATCAGGCACTGCAAAGCAAAGAAACCAGTAGTGCTTCCAAGATCTGATAGTATAGGTAGTGGATCaggaagaaaatatttaattccaaCACTATCAGATCCTGCTTCGATTAGATCTGAAAAAGACAAGAGTGCGGCACCTAAGAAGAAGAATAATAGACCACCac CGGCGCCGAAAAATAATTTGCCACATCTCACAGAGAGCACCGAGCAAAGCCGACAGCAGCGGGAAGTTGTCAATGCAAAAGCAACTGTACCAAAACCTTCCAGTGTCATGCTAGAGGTTCGAGAATGGTGGAAGGAACAGTTGGCATACAGCAGTGAGTCCAGCGAAGACGAGGTTTAA
- the LOC126920820 gene encoding sodium leak channel NALCN isoform X3 yields MMLGRKQSLKGEPVLADYGPEESLNESADIEWVNKLWVRRLMRSCALVSLASVCLNTPKTFEKVPPLQYVTFICDLVITFLFTAEMIAKMHIRGILKRDKSYLKDHWCQFDGSMVIFLWLSVILQMFEMLGFDIRLTPISILRAPRPLIMIRFLRVFLKFSMPKARINQIFKRSSQQIYNVTLFFLFFMSLYGLLGVQFFGELKNHCVLNTTDPKYITINSLAIPDTFCSTDPESGYQCPEGMTCMKLQLSKYIMGFNGFDEFATSIFTVYQTASQEGWVFIMYRAIDSLPAWRAVLYFSTMIFFLAWLVKNVFIAVITETFNEIRVQFQQMWGVRGHISNNTASQILTGDDNGWKLVTLDENKHGGLASPICHAILRSPQFRMVVMFVILANGIATATMSFKHDEKPRHMYYDNYYYAEIAFTVFLDLETLFKIWCLGFRSYYKHSIHKFELLLAIGTTLHIIPFFYLSGFTYFQVLRVVRLIKASPMLEDFVYKIFGPGKKLGSLIIFTMCLLVISSSISMQLFCFLDFTKFETFPEAFMSMFQILTQEAWVDVMDETMLRTHETMAPLAAMYFILYHLFVTLIVLSLFVAVILDNLELDEDIKKLKQLKFREQSAEIKETLPFRLRIFEKFPDSPQMTCLHKVPSDFNLPKVRESFMRQFVFEMETEENEGVKKINETFDSKMIYRKQRPVKILNNPPKVRNVVTNLKKAAVIYIINDSNNQRLLLGDSAMIPVPGKGLLKPQGTVSSAKQLRFDQKKSIRRSVRSGSIKLKQTYEHLMENGDIGGINRVSSSRSRPHDLDIKLLQAKRQQAEMRRNQREEDLRENHPFFDTPLFAVPRESKFRKICQSLVYARYDTNVKDPLTGKERKVQYKSLHNFLGLVTYLDWVMIFATTMSCISMMFETPRYRVMEVPALQIAEYGFVIFMSIELALKILADGLFFTPKAYIKDVASVLDIFIYVVSLVFLCWMPKSVPPNSGAQLLMILRCVRPLRIFTLVPHMRKVVYELCRGFKEILLVSTLLILLMFIFASYGVQLYGGRLARCNDPTILKREDCVGVFMRRVFVTKMKLNPSENESYPSILVPRVWANPRRFNFDNIGDALMALFEVLSFKGWLDVRDVLIQALGPVHAIYIHIYIFLGCMIGLTLFVGVVIANYSENKGTALLTVDQRRWCDLKKRLKIAQPLHLPPRPDGKKFRAFIYDITQNIYFKRFIAVMVLINSALLCVSWRIEEEHTEALATVSTILTLIFLVEVIMKNIAFTPRGYWQSRRNRYDLLVTVVGVIWIVIHCTMKNDLSYVIGFMVVILRFFTITGKHTTLKMLMLTVGVSVCKSFFIIFGMFLLVFFYALAGTIIFGTVKYGEGIGRRANFESPVTGVAMLFRIVTGEDWNKIMHDCMIQPPYCTPAANYWETDCGNFHASLIYFCTFYVIITYIVLNLLVAIIMENFSLFYSNEEDALLSYADIRNFQNTWNVVDNHQKGFIPVKRVKFILRLLKGRLETDPQKDRLLFKHMCYELEKLNNGEDVTFHDVINMLSYRSVDIRKALQLEELLAREEFEYIIEEEVAKQTIRNWLEGCLKKIRASGKQQNSLVAGLRANTEQVQQQEHVEEKGKEVAKEEETETKQEIDAIRHCKAKKPVVLPRSDSIGSGSGRKYLIPTLSDPASIRSEKDKSAAPKKKNNRPPPAPKNNLPHLTESTEQSRQQREVVNAKATVPKPSSVMLEVREWWKEQLAYSSESSEDEV; encoded by the exons ATGATGCTGGGGCGCAAGCAGAGCCTCAAAGGGGAACCCGTCTTGGCCGATTATGGCCCAGAGGAGTCCCTCAATGAGAGCGCTGATATAGAATGGGTGAATAAG CTATGGGTGAGAAGATTGATGAGGTCTTGTGCTCTAGTATCTTTAGCTTCTGTTTGCTTAAATACTCCTAAAACTTTTGAAAAAGTTCCACCTCTTCAATATGTTACCTTTATTTGCGATTTAGTTATTACGTTTTTATTTACTGCTGAAATGATTGCTAAGATGCACATAAGGGGCATACTGAAG AGGGATAAATCTTATTTAAAAGATCATTGGTGCCAATTCGATGGAAGTATGGTCATCTTTCTCTGGTTATctgtaattttacaaatgtttgaGATGCTAGGTTTCGATATACGACTCACTCCCATTTCGATATTGCGGGCACCACGACCCTTGATTATGATACGCTTCTTACGAGTCTTCCTTAAGTTCTCCATGCCGAAAGCTAGAATTAATCAAATTTTTAA GCGTTCGAGTCAACAGATATATAATGTgactcttttcttccttttcttcatGTCTCTTTATGGTCTTTTAGGCGTTCAATTCTTTGGTGAATTGAAAAACCATTGCGTTCTTAATACTACAGATCCGAAGTATATAACTATAAATAGTTTAGCCATTCCTGATACTTTCTGTTCTACTGATCCCGAATCAGGATACCAATGTCCAGAAGGAATGACTTGTATGAAACTCCAATTGTCGAAGTACATCATGGGTTTCAATGGATTCGATGAATTTG CTACTAGTATTTTTACTGTCTATCAAACTGCATCGCAAGAGGGATGGGTTTTTATCATGTACCGTGCAATAGATAGTTTACCCGCTTGGCGTGCGGTTCTTTACTTTAGTACGATGATATTTTTCTTAGCATGGCTCGTGAAAAACGTATTCATAGCCGTCATTACGGAAACTTTTAATGAAATACGAGTACAATTTCAACAAATGTGGGGTGTTAGGGGGCACATCAGTAACAATACAGCGTCACAA ataCTAACTGGTGACGATAATGGTTGGAAATTGGTAACTCTAGATGAGAACAAACACGGAGGATTGGCTTCTCCCATATGTCATGCAATTCTTAGATCTCCTCAATTTCGTATGGTGGTAATGTTCGTGATTTTGGCAAATGGAATCGCCACTGCGACGATGAGCTTCAAGCATGATGAGAAACCAAGGCATATGTACTATGACAACTATTACTACGCTGAAATCGCGTTCACCGTATTCTTGGACCTCGAGACGTTATTCAAAATCTGGTGTCTCGGCTTTCGCAGTTATTACAAGCATTCGATTCACAAATTCGAGCTGCTGCTGGCAATTGGTACAACCCTACACATCATTCCGTTCTTCTATCTTTCTGGATTCACGTATTTTCAG GTTCTTAGAGTAGTCAGACTCATCAAGGCATCACCTATGCTCGAGgattttgtatataaaatatttggtcCGGGGAAGAAGCTGGGCAGCCTCATTATATTTACCATGTGCCTGCTAGTCATATCGTCCAGCATTTCTATGCAGCTTTTTTGTTTTCTTGATTTCACGAAATTTGAAACATTTCCAGAG GCATTTATGTCCATGTTCCAAATTCTGACACAAGAAGCTTGGGTAGACGTTATGGATGAAACAATGTTAAGGACACATGAAACAATGGCTCCTCTTGCTGCTATGTATTTCATTTTATACCATCTTTTCGTCACGCTg ATTGTGTTAAGTTTGTTCGTCGCTGTAATTTTGGATAATCTTGAACTGGACGAGGATATCAAGAAACTGAAGCAATTAAAATTCCGCGAACAAAGTGCAGAGATAAAGGAAACTCTACCATTTAGGTTGCGAATATTTGAGAAGTTTCCTGATAGTCCTCAAATGACATGTTTACACAAAGTGCCATCAGATTTCAATCTTCCAAAA gtTCGTGAAAGTTTTATGAGACAGTTCGTATTTGAAATGGAAACTGAAGAAAACGAAGGGGTcaagaaaataaatgaaacttTTGATTCAAAAATGATATATAGGAAACAACGTccagtaaaaattttaaataatccaCCGAAAGTGAGAAACGTTGTTACAAATCTTAAAAAAGCAGCTGTTATCTATATTATAAA TGATTCAAATAATCAAAGATTATTACTAGGTGATTCGGCTATGATACCAGTGCCAGGAAAAGGTCTTTTAAAGCCACAGGGTACTGTCAGTAGTGCCAAGCAACTTCGTTTTGACCAGAAAAA ATCAATTAGAAGAAGCGTCCGTAGTGGATCAATCAAGTTGAAACAGACGTACGAACATTTAATGGAAAACGGTGATATCGGAGGTATAAACAGAGTTAGCTCTTCTCGGAGTAGACCGCATGATTTGGACATTAAATTGTTGCAAGCTAAACGACAGCAGGCCGAGATGCGAAG AAATCAGCGTGAAGAAGATTTACGCGAAAATCACCCATTTTTTGACACACCATTGTTCGCAGTACCGCGTGAGAgtaaatttcgtaaaatttgCCAGTCGCTTGTTTACGCGAGATACGATACAAACGTAAAAGATCCATTAACtggaaaagagaggaaagttCAATATAAAAGCCTGCA CAATTTTCTTGGCTTGGTCACATACCTTGATTGGGTAATGATTTTTGCTACCACTATGTCTTGTATCTCTATGATGTTCGAAACACCACGATACCGCGTAATGGAAGTTCCGGCATTGCAAATTGCGGAGTACGGTTTCGTGATCTTTATGAGTATCGAGTTAGCTCTGAAAATTCTGGCAGACGGGCTATTTTTTACGCCGAAGGCCTATATCAAAGACGTCGCCTCCGTGttggatatttttatttatgtc GTCAGCCTCGTGTTTCTCTGTTGGATGCCGAAGAGCGTGCCTCCGAATTCCGGTGCGCAACTTCTTATGATCTTACGTTGCGTTAGACCACTAAGAATCTTCACTCTTGTACCGCACATGAGAAAAGTTGTTTATGAATTATGTAGAGGGTTCAAAGAGATCTTATTG GTCTCTACTCTATTGATTTTACTGATGTTTATATTCGCGAGTTATGGTGTACAGCTCTACGGGGGTAGATTAGCTCGTTGCAACGATCCCACTATTTTAAAACGAGAAGATTGCGTTGGAGTATTCATGAGGAGAGTTTTTGTgacgaaaatgaaattaaatcctAGCGAAAATGAGAGCTATCCATCGATACTAGTGCCACGCGTTTG GGCTAATCCTAGAAGATTTAATTTTGATAATATTGGTGACGCGCTGATGGCACTTTTTGAAGTACTCTCTTTTAAAGGATGGCTCGACGTTAGAGATGTTCTTATACAAGCTCTTGGTCCC GTCCAtgctatttatattcatatctATATTTTCCTGGGTTGTATGATTGGTTTAACGCTGTTCGTCGGTGTTGTTATCGCTAATTATTCTGAAAATAAAGGAACCGCATTACTCACGGTCGATCAAAGACGATG GTGTGATTTGAAAAAGCGACTGAAAATCGCACAACCGTTACATTTACCACCCAGACCAGATGGAAAAAAATTCAGGGCATTTATTTATGACATTACGCaaaatatctattttaaaagatttattgCGGTCATGGTGCTCATAAACAGTGCTCTTCTGTGTGTCTCT TGGAGAATCGAGGAAGAACACACGGAAGCACTCGCTACGGTTTCCACGATTCTGACACTCATCTTCCTCGTGGAAgtaattatgaaaaatattgcTTTTACACCACGTGGCTATTGGCAGTCCAGAAGAAACAGATATGATTTGCTCGTGACAGTCGTCGGTGTTATTTGGATCGTCATTCATTGTACAATGAAG AATGATTTGTCATATGTAATCGGCTTCATGGTCGTGATCCTTAGATTTTTCACAATCACTGGCAAACATACAACTCTCAAAATGCTGATGTTAACGGTCGGAGTATCCGTTTGCAAAAGTTTCTTCATTATATTTGGCATGTTTCTTCTTGTTTTCTTTTATGCGCTAGCTGGCACGATCATCTTTGGAACTGTAAAGTATGGTGAAGGTATAGGAAG GCGTGCCAATTTTGAGTCACCTGTAACAGGCGTCGCGATGCTCTTCCGTATTGTCACAGGGGAAGATTGGAATAAAATAATGCACGATTGCATGATACAACCACCATATTGCACTCCAGCTGCTAATTATTGGGAAACCGATTGCGGCAACTTTCATGCTTccttaatatatttttgtactttcTACGTCATTATCACTTACATTGTTTTAAATCTTCTGGTGG CTATTATTATGGAGaacttttctctattttactcCAATGAAGAAGACGCTTTGTTATCCTATGCTGATATTAGAAACTTCCAGAATACTTGGAACGTTGTTGATAATCATCAGAAAGGTTTTATACCTGTGAAACGG GTGAAGTTTATTTTAAGATTATTGAAAGGTAGATTGGAAACTGACCCACAGAAGGATCGACTTCTCTTCAAACATATGTGCTACGAATTAGAAAAGTTGAACAATGGTGAAGATGTTACCTTCCATGACGTTATCAA CATGTTATCCTATCGTTCGGTTGATATTCGAAAAGCCCTTCAGCTTGAAGAATTATTGGCAAGGGAGGAGTTTGAATACATTATTGAAGAAGAGGTTGCTAAGCAAACAATCAGAAATTGGCTAGAAGGTTGCCTGAAAAAAATACGTGCTAGTGGG AAGCAACAGAATAGTCTCGTAGCCGGTCTTCGTGCCAACACTGAACAAGTACAACAACAAGAGCATGTAGAAGAAAAAGGGAAGGAAGTAGCCAAAGAAGAAGAAACCGAAACAAag CAGGAGATTGATGCAATCAGGCACTGCAAAGCAAAGAAACCAGTAGTGCTTCCAAGATCTGATAGTATAGGTAGTGGATCaggaagaaaatatttaattccaaCACTATCAGATCCTGCTTCGATTAGATCTGAAAAAGACAAGAGTGCGGCACCTAAGAAGAAGAATAATAGACCACCac CGGCGCCGAAAAATAATTTGCCACATCTCACAGAGAGCACCGAGCAAAGCCGACAGCAGCGGGAAGTTGTCAATGCAAAAGCAACTGTACCAAAACCTTCCAGTGTCATGCTAGAGGTTCGAGAATGGTGGAAGGAACAGTTGGCATACAGCAGTGAGTCCAGCGAAGACGAGGTTTAA